In Populus nigra chromosome 1, ddPopNigr1.1, whole genome shotgun sequence, one genomic interval encodes:
- the LOC133705670 gene encoding uncharacterized protein LOC133705670 isoform X1 — MGDVLGKIKGDPDIERDRGIQTREDQLGYCEKRNDLLKYTRSAEEGIKYHNKKHEGAKFKLVEIISACSFFSMGVWEHINFTASEDDKSLKLFFAEFSHGEAHWGTNHNTEAEKITACCLLEEGSTKDYCGFCPHEDKVYHPLQGFTAGIRW; from the exons ATGGGCGACGTCCTAGGGAAGATAAAAGGTGATCCGGATATTGAACGAGATCGGGGAATCCAAACTCGGGAAGATCAGCTCGGGTATTGTGAGAAACG gAATGACCTGCTAAAATACACAAGGAGTGCAGAAGAAGGCATAAAATACCACAACAAGAAGCACGAG gGTGCTAAATTTAAGCTGGTGGAGATCATATCTGcatgttctttcttttctatgggTGTTTGGGAGCATATCAACTTCACTGCTTCTGAAGATGACAAGTCTctgaaattgttttttgctGAATTTTCACATGGAGAAGCTCATTGGGGAACGAATCATAATACAGAAGCCGAAAAAATCACTGCATGTTGTTTGCTGGAAGAAG ggtCTACCAAAGATTACTGTGGATTTTGTCCCCATGAAGACAAAGTTTATCACCCTCTTCAGGGATTTACAGCGGGGATTCGCTGGtga
- the LOC133705670 gene encoding uncharacterized protein LOC133705670 isoform X3: MGDVLGKIKGDPDIERDRGIQTREDQLGYCEKRNDLLKYTRSAEEGIKYHNKKHEGAKFKLVEIISACSFFSMGVWEHINFTASEDDKSLKLFFAEFSHGEAHWGTNHNTEAEKITACCLLEEGLWILE; encoded by the exons ATGGGCGACGTCCTAGGGAAGATAAAAGGTGATCCGGATATTGAACGAGATCGGGGAATCCAAACTCGGGAAGATCAGCTCGGGTATTGTGAGAAACG gAATGACCTGCTAAAATACACAAGGAGTGCAGAAGAAGGCATAAAATACCACAACAAGAAGCACGAG gGTGCTAAATTTAAGCTGGTGGAGATCATATCTGcatgttctttcttttctatgggTGTTTGGGAGCATATCAACTTCACTGCTTCTGAAGATGACAAGTCTctgaaattgttttttgctGAATTTTCACATGGAGAAGCTCATTGGGGAACGAATCATAATACAGAAGCCGAAAAAATCACTGCATGTTGTTTGCTGGAAGAAG GCTTATGGATTCTTGAATGA
- the LOC133705670 gene encoding uncharacterized protein LOC133705670 isoform X2 — MGDVLGKIKGDPDIERDRGIQTREDQLGNDLLKYTRSAEEGIKYHNKKHEGAKFKLVEIISACSFFSMGVWEHINFTASEDDKSLKLFFAEFSHGEAHWGTNHNTEAEKITACCLLEEGSTKDYCGFCPHEDKVYHPLQGFTAGIRW; from the exons ATGGGCGACGTCCTAGGGAAGATAAAAGGTGATCCGGATATTGAACGAGATCGGGGAATCCAAACTCGGGAAGATCAGCTCGG gAATGACCTGCTAAAATACACAAGGAGTGCAGAAGAAGGCATAAAATACCACAACAAGAAGCACGAG gGTGCTAAATTTAAGCTGGTGGAGATCATATCTGcatgttctttcttttctatgggTGTTTGGGAGCATATCAACTTCACTGCTTCTGAAGATGACAAGTCTctgaaattgttttttgctGAATTTTCACATGGAGAAGCTCATTGGGGAACGAATCATAATACAGAAGCCGAAAAAATCACTGCATGTTGTTTGCTGGAAGAAG ggtCTACCAAAGATTACTGTGGATTTTGTCCCCATGAAGACAAAGTTTATCACCCTCTTCAGGGATTTACAGCGGGGATTCGCTGGtga